In Cydia fagiglandana chromosome 9, ilCydFagi1.1, whole genome shotgun sequence, a single window of DNA contains:
- the LOC134667794 gene encoding uncharacterized protein LOC134667794, which yields MGRKIPAKKHRGVKDPLKQQEQRFQSIKDKINAPPTDPDEQPIPKSLQRLFAFKEPRTPASIVKKKKSRSIAGKWSLWSLYKLRAYREPRSTCCLCRTCKFVRKCDREATRRTWFAAETLIVCYVAAHAKHDDNPVAALKRMPGEAGRAFSMRINSAVRALHNTDQEDYPLDLEETDTRGEYIASQRERRQKKHRQAVGKEKGLGGQKGAKGEERLSKAQRRALKRKEQQKAKEAETKTARELAARELTYERVAFGDVAHAPPALPAPRRAQLHQGAPRPGRRDLLLAGMLKPSAQQTQPKTQPSKKTQAKPQISAAEQMRRERARLEAVDAYRALKKQKAAEKANR from the exons ATGGGCCGTAAAATTCCAGCAAAAAAACATCGTGGCGTGAAAGATCCTTTGAAACAGCAAGAACAACGATTTCAGAG CATAAAAGACAAAATAAATGCTCCACCAACTGATCCGGATGAGCAGCCCATACCGAAGTCGCTGCAGCGTCTTTTTGCCTTCAAAGAGCCCCGGACACCCGCATCTATTGTGAAGAAAAAGAAGTCGCGCTCAATAGCAGGCAAGTGGAGTTTATGGTCACTCTAcaagctgagggcctaccgcgaaccacgttcgacgtgttgcctctgtcgcacttgtaaattcgtacgtaagtgtgacagggaggcaacacgtcgaacatggttcgcggcAGAAACTCTGATT gtatgctATGTTGCAGCTCATGCCAAGCACGATGATAACCCAGTGGCAGCACTTAAGCGAATGCCCGGCGAGGCAGGCCGCGCCTTCTCCATGCGCATCAATAGTGCCGTGCGGGCGCTGCATAACACCGATCAGGAGGACTATCCT TTAGACCTTGAAGAAACGGATACCAGAGGCGAATACATAGCATCGCAGCGCGAGCGACGGCAGAAGAAGCATCGTCAGGCCGTAGGCAAGGAAAAGGGGCTGGGGGGGCAAAAGGGGGCAAAGGGAGAGGAGCGTTTGAGCAAAGCACAGCGACGCGCGCTTAAGAGGAAGGAGCAGCAAAAAGCTAAGGAGGCTGAG ACGAAAACAGCGCGCGAGCTAGCGGCACGTGAGCTGACTTACGAGCGAGTCGCCTTCGGAGATGTTGCGCACGCGCCGCCCGCGctgcccgcgccgcgccgcgcgcagcTGCACCAGGGAGCACCCAGG CCGGGCCGCCGCGACCTCCTCCTAGCAGGCATGCTCAAGCCGAGCGCTCAACAAACTCAACCGAAGACTCAACCGTCAAAGAAAACTCAAGCGAAACCTCAGATAAGCGCAGCGGAGCAAATGCGACGCGAACGAGCGCGTTTAGAAGCCGTGGACGCGTATAGGGCGCTGAAGAAACAAAAGGCGGCCGAAAAGGCCAATCGGTGA